One Pyrococcus furiosus DSM 3638 genomic region harbors:
- the psmA gene encoding archaeal proteasome endopeptidase complex subunit alpha — MAFVPPQAGYDRAITVFSPDGRLFQVNYAREAVKRGATAVGVKCGEGVVLAVEKRITSRLIEPDSYEKIFQIDDHIAAASSGIIADARVLVNRARLEAQIYRLTYGEPAPVSVIVKKICDLKQMHTQYGGVRPFGAALLMAGINDRPELYETDPSGAYFAWKAVAIGSGRNTAMAIFEEKYRDDMNLEDAIKLALMALAKTMENPSADNIEVAVITVKDKKFRKLTRDEIEKYLSEVLKEVEEEEVKEKEEDYSELDSNY; from the coding sequence ATGGCATTTGTTCCACCTCAGGCTGGGTACGACAGAGCAATTACAGTTTTTAGTCCAGATGGAAGATTATTCCAAGTAAATTATGCAAGGGAAGCAGTAAAAAGAGGAGCTACAGCTGTGGGAGTTAAGTGTGGCGAGGGTGTTGTCTTAGCTGTTGAGAAAAGGATAACGAGCAGGTTAATTGAACCTGACAGTTATGAGAAGATCTTTCAAATTGATGATCACATCGCTGCAGCTTCAAGTGGTATTATAGCCGATGCGAGAGTTCTAGTTAACAGAGCAAGATTAGAAGCTCAAATTTATAGACTAACATATGGTGAACCAGCACCAGTTTCAGTTATAGTCAAAAAAATCTGTGACCTTAAGCAGATGCATACTCAGTATGGAGGCGTAAGGCCATTTGGAGCAGCGCTTTTAATGGCGGGTATAAATGACAGACCAGAGCTTTATGAGACAGATCCAAGTGGTGCATATTTTGCTTGGAAAGCTGTAGCTATAGGAAGTGGAAGGAACACAGCAATGGCAATTTTCGAAGAAAAATATAGAGATGACATGAATTTAGAAGATGCAATAAAGCTGGCTTTGATGGCACTGGCAAAGACAATGGAAAATCCTAGTGCAGATAATATAGAAGTGGCTGTAATAACTGTAAAGGACAAAAAGTTTAGAAAACTTACTAGGGATGAAATAGAAAAGTACCTGTCGGAAGTGCTAAAAGAAGTTGAAGAGGAAGAAGTCAAGGAAAAGGAAGAGGATTATTCGGAGCTGGATAGCAACTACTGA
- a CDS encoding TldD/PmbA family protein, whose amino-acid sequence MEVLEKVLRWAEENIKAEYIELRYENLKKTRLTLKDGVFTNFTEKLNMGVAVRVLANGAWGFASTSNLDKLQDAIKEAYKLAKASAETKKEKITLAEIKPVEDFVESKMKIKPREVDIEEKVNHLKELEKLLKEDKSVKSVNVRYEDGGGQKILLTNEGTHIEWDYNYLYQGVYVTGKKEGKLAMARDSIGAVDYGWELMTEKEPNEKVAERLLRKLHAQLNGVPPKRGEWPIVAGPIVVGIIAHEALGHLAEADLTINSPFRELIGKQIAPEFVTMSERIVEGGFGNDKYDDEGVPVKDIHIIENGILKEIMLNREYAAKWNMEPNGHARAESYKYPPIIRMRNTVFEPGDWSFEEMIEDIKFGYYVVDFRGGQAQLNSAFQVGIQEGYVIRNGEIAEPIRDTSITGVAIEALKKITAVGKDFGIETGFCGKGQIAFVSSGGPHMRFDGGIIIG is encoded by the coding sequence ATGGAAGTTCTAGAAAAAGTACTTCGTTGGGCTGAAGAAAATATTAAAGCTGAGTATATAGAACTGCGTTATGAAAACCTCAAAAAGACAAGACTTACTTTAAAAGACGGAGTATTCACCAATTTTACTGAAAAATTGAATATGGGAGTAGCAGTAAGAGTCCTAGCAAATGGAGCATGGGGATTTGCTTCTACGAGCAATTTAGACAAACTCCAAGATGCGATAAAGGAAGCATATAAGTTAGCAAAGGCAAGTGCCGAGACAAAAAAAGAAAAAATTACACTCGCAGAGATAAAGCCAGTAGAAGATTTTGTAGAAAGTAAAATGAAGATCAAACCCAGGGAAGTAGATATTGAAGAAAAAGTTAATCACTTGAAAGAATTAGAAAAACTCCTTAAGGAAGATAAATCCGTAAAGAGCGTAAACGTGAGATACGAAGATGGTGGAGGCCAAAAAATACTCCTCACAAACGAAGGAACTCATATAGAGTGGGACTACAACTATCTATACCAAGGAGTTTATGTCACTGGAAAGAAGGAAGGAAAGCTAGCAATGGCGAGAGATAGTATCGGAGCGGTAGATTATGGCTGGGAACTCATGACAGAAAAGGAGCCAAATGAAAAGGTTGCAGAGAGGTTACTCAGAAAATTACATGCTCAGCTTAACGGAGTGCCACCTAAAAGAGGAGAATGGCCCATAGTAGCTGGCCCAATAGTTGTCGGAATAATCGCTCATGAGGCGCTTGGACACTTAGCTGAAGCAGACTTAACAATAAACTCTCCATTTAGAGAGTTAATTGGAAAGCAAATAGCACCAGAATTCGTAACAATGAGCGAGAGAATTGTAGAAGGTGGATTTGGAAATGACAAGTACGATGATGAAGGAGTTCCAGTAAAGGACATTCACATAATAGAAAATGGCATCCTAAAGGAGATAATGCTAAACAGAGAATATGCAGCAAAATGGAATATGGAGCCAAACGGGCATGCAAGAGCTGAAAGCTACAAGTATCCCCCAATAATTAGGATGAGAAATACTGTGTTTGAGCCAGGGGATTGGAGTTTTGAAGAGATGATTGAGGATATAAAGTTCGGATATTATGTAGTTGACTTCAGAGGAGGACAAGCTCAGTTAAATTCTGCCTTCCAAGTGGGTATCCAGGAGGGCTATGTAATTAGGAACGGAGAAATTGCAGAACCTATAAGAGACACATCAATTACTGGAGTTGCTATTGAAGCATTAAAGAAAATAACTGCAGTAGGAAAAGACTTTGGAATAGAAACAGGATTCTGTGGAAAGGGGCAAATTGCATTTGTGAGCTCTGGAGGTCCTCACATGAGATTTGACGGAGGAATTATTATTGGATGA